One part of the Treponema peruense genome encodes these proteins:
- a CDS encoding class I SAM-dependent DNA methyltransferase has translation MSEYLTVIEQFSYLMFIHSLDEVENETEQYEKMSGEKKEHIFPEDKQKYRWHIFKTFEENELFNLMNKEIFPFIKKINANEESAFARYMKDAAFSIPSPQTLKAVITKLDELFENPEVQTRDMLGDIYEYVLSKINSSGQVGMFRTPKQIRDMMVQLIRPQPMDTICDPACGTAGFLISSAEFIRDTYGNKMGDKEWEHYSKGLLTGFDTGSTMLKISAMNLLLHSIHEPHIAYQDSVSKNNEIEGQFDVILANPPFTGSVNKSTIAESLTNVCSTTKTELLFVALFIRMLKKGGRCACIVPDGVLFGSSNAHKALRKELVENHQLAAVISMPSGVFKPYAGVSTGILVFTKTGAGGTDNVWFYDMKADGYSLDDKRQPTDANDIPDIIKRFQNLDKEKDRKRTEQSFFVPKS, from the coding sequence ATGAGCGAATATCTTACTGTCATCGAACAGTTTTCATACCTTATGTTCATACATTCTCTTGATGAAGTTGAAAATGAAACTGAACAGTACGAAAAAATGTCAGGTGAAAAGAAGGAACACATTTTCCCGGAAGATAAGCAGAAATACCGCTGGCACATTTTTAAGACCTTCGAAGAAAACGAACTTTTCAATTTGATGAATAAAGAGATTTTTCCGTTCATCAAAAAAATCAACGCAAACGAAGAAAGCGCATTTGCCCGCTACATGAAAGATGCAGCATTCTCTATTCCAAGCCCGCAAACCTTAAAAGCCGTAATCACAAAGCTTGATGAACTTTTTGAAAATCCAGAAGTTCAGACCCGCGACATGCTTGGTGATATTTACGAATATGTCTTGAGCAAAATTAATTCCAGCGGACAGGTAGGAATGTTCCGTACTCCAAAACAGATTCGCGACATGATGGTTCAGCTTATCCGCCCTCAACCAATGGATACAATCTGTGACCCGGCATGTGGTACAGCCGGCTTCCTTATTTCTTCTGCTGAATTTATCCGTGATACTTACGGAAACAAAATGGGTGACAAGGAATGGGAGCATTATTCAAAAGGACTTCTTACAGGCTTTGACACAGGAAGTACAATGCTTAAAATCTCCGCAATGAACCTTCTGCTCCACTCAATCCATGAGCCGCATATTGCTTATCAGGACAGTGTTAGTAAGAACAACGAGATTGAAGGTCAGTTTGATGTTATCCTTGCAAATCCGCCGTTCACAGGAAGCGTAAATAAATCAACAATTGCAGAAAGTCTTACAAACGTTTGTTCTACAACCAAAACTGAACTTTTGTTTGTTGCCCTCTTTATCCGAATGCTCAAAAAAGGTGGACGCTGTGCCTGTATTGTTCCGGATGGAGTTTTGTTCGGTTCATCTAATGCACATAAAGCACTTAGAAAAGAACTTGTAGAAAATCATCAGCTTGCAGCAGTTATCAGTATGCCAAGCGGAGTATTTAAGCCTTATGCCGGAGTAAGTACTGGTATTCTTGTTTTCACAAAAACAGGTGCAGGTGGAACAGACAATGTCTGGTTCTATGATATGAAAGCCGACGGATATTCCCTGGATGACAAGCGTCAGCCGACAGATGCAAATGACATCCCTGATATTATTAAGCGATTCCAGAATCTTGATAAAGAAAAAGACCGCAAACGAACAGAACAATCATTCTTCGTACCAAAATCATAA
- a CDS encoding AAA family ATPase, with product MNENIAKDIEKLLHYFFNTCFINIVEEPEQNLYPQSQNKVLYELLECKNNNDENKLLITTHSPYILAYLTQSAKAAELLTKGVPEKEIEKIIPVKAAVPGEMIHIYETKADGSIKLLEPYENLPSDDNELNKALEEQNDSFSDLLELEAKFCK from the coding sequence TTGAATGAAAATATTGCAAAAGACATAGAAAAACTTCTTCATTACTTCTTCAACACTTGCTTTATAAATATTGTAGAAGAACCAGAGCAGAACTTATATCCTCAATCTCAGAACAAAGTACTGTACGAACTGCTTGAATGTAAAAATAACAATGATGAAAACAAACTTCTTATCACAACCCACAGCCCATACATTCTTGCTTATCTTACTCAGAGTGCAAAAGCAGCAGAATTGTTGACAAAGGGCGTTCCGGAAAAAGAAATAGAAAAGATTATTCCTGTAAAGGCCGCTGTACCAGGAGAAATGATTCATATTTATGAAACAAAAGCAGATGGTTCTATCAAGCTTCTTGAACCGTATGAAAATCTTCCTTCTGATGACAACGAACTTAACAAGGCATTGGAAGAACAGAACGACAGTTTCTCAGATCTTCTTGAACTGGAGGCTAAGTTTTGCAAGTAA
- a CDS encoding IS3 family transposase translates to MKKIGSLNSESTREKAIAISELRQKYKLKDLLLIFNMKRSTYYTAIQNKPDKYESEKELIKQIFHHHKGRYGYRRITVLVRRAGFALNHKTVKRLMNELGLKSYVRPKKYHSYKGIEGKGFPNILQRNFKTTRFNEKWVTDVTEFNICGQRIYLSALIDLYNQEVISYTISHRPTLNFVCKMLSNVFEKYNNLKGLIIHSDQGWHYRTERYTQMLKMKDVTQSMSQKGNCLDNCMAENFFGLLKTEFYYMNKFSSVEEFKKALVEYIAYYNTERIKIGLNGLSPIEFRAQYAA, encoded by the coding sequence ATTAAAAAAATTGGAAGCCTTAACTCAGAATCAACAAGAGAAAAAGCAATAGCAATATCTGAGTTAAGGCAGAAATACAAGTTAAAGGATCTTCTTTTGATTTTTAATATGAAACGCAGTACTTATTATACTGCTATTCAAAATAAACCTGATAAATATGAATCAGAAAAAGAACTGATAAAGCAAATATTTCATCATCATAAAGGACGTTATGGCTACAGACGGATTACAGTGTTGGTTCGCCGGGCAGGTTTTGCACTAAATCATAAAACAGTAAAACGGCTTATGAATGAACTTGGATTAAAAAGCTATGTCAGACCTAAAAAATATCATTCTTATAAAGGAATTGAAGGAAAAGGATTCCCCAATATTCTTCAGAGGAATTTTAAGACAACTAGATTTAATGAAAAATGGGTTACAGATGTTACAGAATTCAATATTTGCGGCCAGAGAATATATCTTTCGGCGTTGATTGATTTATATAACCAGGAAGTTATTTCATATACAATTTCACATCGGCCGACATTAAACTTTGTCTGCAAGATGTTAAGTAATGTTTTTGAAAAATATAACAATCTTAAAGGCTTAATCATTCATTCTGATCAGGGGTGGCATTACAGAACTGAAAGATATACACAAATGCTAAAAATGAAAGATGTAACGCAAAGTATGTCTCAAAAAGGAAACTGTCTTGATAATTGTATGGCAGAAAACTTTTTCGGCCTGCTAAAAACAGAATTCTATTACATGAATAAATTTAGTTCTGTAGAAGAATTCAAAAAAGCTCTGGTTGAATATATTGCATATTACAATACAGAGCGTATTAAAATTGGATTAAACGGCTTGAGCCCTATTGAATTTAGAGCTCAATATGCCGCATAA
- a CDS encoding helix-turn-helix domain-containing protein, giving the protein MQRVFSFEIRLEAVRLHEEEDLSPGAIAKKIGTVHSVVERWLKLYKYNGIEGLKIKDYNQQYDDDLKSKVIEQVTVQNIPYTRVAAMNNLSLSTVKRWVIESTKGLKLNGKKNLITSEEAAAIREKFKHVKNPEIRKIMEKNYWLEMENEALKKLEALTQNQQEKKQ; this is encoded by the coding sequence ATGCAAAGAGTATTCAGTTTTGAAATACGGCTGGAAGCTGTAAGACTACATGAAGAAGAAGATCTGTCACCAGGAGCCATCGCAAAGAAAATCGGGACAGTTCATTCTGTCGTCGAAAGATGGTTAAAACTTTATAAATACAATGGAATCGAAGGCTTAAAAATCAAAGATTATAATCAACAATATGATGATGATTTAAAATCAAAAGTAATAGAACAAGTAACTGTTCAAAATATTCCGTATACAAGAGTTGCGGCAATGAACAATCTTTCACTTTCAACAGTAAAGCGATGGGTGATAGAATCAACCAAGGGGTTGAAATTGAACGGAAAGAAAAATCTGATAACCTCAGAAGAGGCAGCTGCAATTCGAGAGAAATTCAAGCATGTAAAGAATCCAGAAATCAGAAAAATCATGGAAAAGAATTACTGGCTTGAAATGGAGAATGAAGCATTAAAAAAATTGGAAGCCTTAACTCAGAATCAACAAGAGAAAAAGCAATAG
- a CDS encoding putative glycoside hydrolase — translation MQEKSKAAEEVSPNGESRIFIVGTSKGLFKLSRGNSFFPVWTEGSVEQIVRTEIPSEDGKIIENWYFRTSKGILFSSDLEIFEYRNSGLPLSTIKNYDGQNTEFETRVQTLKDLCANPLNPQQLVTATKDSVYLSRDGGRNWKNLGSMSMATPGVKACAVGSMPVTLSDGSTGTELVVFMSHPIFGLSYIKPDAARPVWIDVAKGFEMMPNLTSPDEIADILPVLVQDEYGTSYVDIYLSQSFIPRIYKFDWPNRQGELIYKGEEPAETIDGLAVAGNKLVYSKNETLGALNLEDYTNPGIPGKLAEWKKSFACVPGSVNSAWIPYNRSGLKRGILLNELWLLYPGTINSQYGKKALGQKSIYVSAYQCRLQTGIDKFKKIIKDNNLNSLVIDMKDDYGLLRYDTKDELVKSKGKVTQYAVDLDHFVEEFKKDNTYLIARIVVFKDRNLAKFGGSKYAVWNYNTKSPWVGIKEYEDIVDEETGEVTGKNPVYYDENWVDPYCPEVWEYNVAIAKELIARGFDEIQFDYIRFPTDGYNLRQASYRWKSEGMDKESALVSFLKYARENINAPIGIDIYGANGWYRSGTRTGQDVEMMAEYVDVIGPMFYPSHFENAFMNFPPAEDRVYRIYYYGTYRNSVLARNRVVVRPWVQAFYLNVSYDRQYYGKEYVLKEIFGVRDSVDHGYMYWNNSGNYEMISPDIAKDEPFIGTCPESSPSFRKPALGTQEAPEFTNEGLSHADKIFNREKKRWHSDDSVFNPLLQMKLFNKKIEKK, via the coding sequence ATGCAGGAAAAATCAAAAGCGGCGGAAGAAGTTTCTCCGAACGGTGAATCCAGAATTTTTATTGTAGGAACGAGCAAGGGTCTTTTTAAGCTTTCGAGAGGAAACTCATTTTTTCCGGTTTGGACCGAAGGCTCTGTTGAACAGATTGTGCGCACGGAAATTCCTTCCGAAGATGGAAAAATAATTGAAAACTGGTATTTCCGCACCAGCAAGGGAATTCTTTTTAGTTCCGACCTTGAGATTTTTGAATACAGAAATTCCGGCTTGCCGCTGTCTACAATAAAAAATTATGACGGACAAAATACTGAATTTGAAACCCGGGTTCAGACATTAAAAGATTTGTGCGCAAATCCCTTGAATCCGCAGCAGCTTGTTACAGCCACAAAAGATTCCGTTTATTTGTCTCGGGACGGCGGACGGAACTGGAAAAATCTTGGTTCAATGAGCATGGCTACACCTGGTGTAAAGGCATGCGCGGTCGGCTCAATGCCGGTTACGCTTAGCGATGGTTCTACAGGGACAGAGCTTGTTGTTTTTATGAGCCATCCCATTTTTGGCCTTTCCTATATAAAGCCGGATGCCGCCCGTCCTGTGTGGATTGATGTGGCAAAAGGTTTTGAGATGATGCCGAACCTTACGAGCCCTGACGAAATTGCGGATATTCTTCCGGTTCTTGTTCAGGATGAATACGGAACTTCTTATGTTGATATTTATTTGAGCCAGAGTTTTATTCCGCGCATTTATAAATTTGACTGGCCGAACCGTCAGGGCGAACTTATTTATAAAGGCGAAGAACCTGCTGAAACCATTGACGGACTTGCAGTTGCAGGCAATAAACTTGTTTATTCAAAAAATGAAACCCTTGGAGCATTAAACCTTGAGGATTATACAAATCCTGGCATTCCGGGAAAACTCGCTGAATGGAAAAAAAGTTTTGCCTGTGTTCCGGGCAGCGTGAATTCTGCATGGATTCCGTACAATCGTAGCGGATTGAAACGGGGAATTCTTCTGAATGAGCTATGGCTTTTGTATCCGGGCACAATAAATTCTCAGTACGGAAAAAAAGCGCTTGGTCAAAAAAGCATTTATGTCTCGGCGTATCAGTGCAGGCTTCAGACAGGAATTGATAAATTTAAAAAAATAATAAAGGACAACAATCTTAACAGTCTTGTTATAGATATGAAAGATGATTATGGACTTCTTCGTTATGACACTAAAGACGAGCTTGTAAAGTCAAAGGGAAAGGTTACTCAGTATGCGGTCGATCTTGACCATTTTGTAGAAGAATTTAAAAAAGACAATACATATCTGATTGCCAGGATAGTAGTTTTTAAAGACCGGAATCTTGCGAAATTCGGCGGTTCAAAATATGCGGTCTGGAATTACAATACAAAATCGCCGTGGGTCGGCATAAAAGAATATGAAGATATTGTGGATGAGGAAACCGGTGAAGTGACTGGAAAAAATCCTGTTTACTATGACGAAAACTGGGTTGATCCGTATTGCCCGGAAGTTTGGGAATATAATGTTGCGATTGCAAAGGAACTTATTGCCCGCGGATTTGATGAAATTCAGTTTGACTATATCAGGTTTCCTACGGATGGCTATAATTTGCGTCAGGCAAGCTACCGCTGGAAGAGTGAGGGCATGGATAAGGAAAGCGCGTTGGTTTCGTTCCTGAAATATGCCCGCGAAAATATAAACGCTCCGATTGGAATTGATATTTATGGCGCGAACGGCTGGTATAGAAGCGGCACCCGGACCGGACAAGATGTGGAGATGATGGCTGAGTATGTTGATGTAATCGGCCCTATGTTTTATCCAAGCCACTTTGAAAACGCTTTTATGAATTTTCCGCCGGCGGAAGACCGTGTCTACAGAATTTATTATTATGGAACTTACAGAAATTCAGTTCTGGCCCGAAACCGTGTTGTAGTACGACCGTGGGTTCAGGCTTTTTACCTGAATGTAAGCTACGACCGGCAGTATTACGGCAAGGAATATGTTTTAAAGGAAATATTTGGCGTGCGTGATTCAGTTGACCACGGCTATATGTATTGGAACAACTCTGGAAATTACGAAATGATTTCGCCGGATATTGCAAAGGACGAGCCTTTTATTGGAACTTGTCCGGAATCCAGCCCGTCGTTCAGAAAACCGGCTTTGGGAACACAGGAAGCGCCGGAGTTTACAAATGAAGGCCTTTCCCACGCTGATAAAATTTTTAACCGCGAAAAAAAACGCTGGCACTCAGATGATTCCGTTTTCAATCCGCTCTTGCAGATGAAACTTTTTAATAAGAAGATTGAAAAAAAATAA
- a CDS encoding ATP-binding protein: MKKQFRVLLIIGSRQVGKSTLLKEKLLPDYGYVTLDDFTELGLAQKDPALFFKNHPLPVIVDEVQRAPDLFLQIKLLADGTKNKGQLILTGSQSYRLLSKAADSLAGRVCIINMTSLSLREKYEIDFNTEFLPTSEYIESRKQKIKPYKNLWNHIWRGSMPELADESIEWEPFYRSYIRTYLDRDVADIISQKNLVKFHNFMQCLAARVGELFNADSIARDVGVTSKTISEWTSILESSGVIRLLQPYEKNVSNRAVKTPKVFFMDTGLVCFLVGWSSASVAMNGAMSGSLFENFVVSEVIKSYYNAGHETEKIYFYRDKDKKEIDLIIEKDNILYPIEIKKSARPTIDMAKHFSVLSKIAGVSVGQGCIICQCDNPLYLSNEVISLPVEYV; encoded by the coding sequence ATGAAAAAACAGTTCAGAGTTCTCTTAATTATCGGTTCCCGTCAAGTCGGAAAATCTACTTTGCTAAAAGAAAAACTTCTCCCGGATTATGGATATGTTACCCTAGATGATTTTACAGAACTTGGATTAGCACAAAAAGATCCAGCTCTGTTTTTCAAAAATCATCCGCTTCCTGTTATTGTTGACGAAGTACAGCGAGCCCCAGACCTGTTTTTGCAAATAAAGCTTCTTGCAGACGGCACAAAAAATAAAGGACAATTAATTCTTACAGGGTCACAAAGCTATAGGCTCTTGAGTAAAGCGGCAGATTCTTTGGCAGGACGTGTTTGCATCATCAATATGACATCTCTTTCGCTTAGAGAAAAATACGAAATTGATTTTAACACAGAATTCTTACCGACATCTGAATACATCGAATCCCGAAAACAAAAAATAAAGCCATATAAAAACTTATGGAATCATATATGGCGTGGAAGTATGCCGGAGCTGGCAGATGAGTCAATCGAATGGGAACCATTTTACCGCTCGTACATAAGGACATATCTTGACCGCGATGTGGCGGATATAATAAGCCAGAAAAATCTGGTAAAGTTCCATAACTTTATGCAGTGCCTTGCAGCTCGGGTTGGAGAACTGTTTAACGCAGATTCCATCGCCCGTGATGTTGGCGTTACAAGCAAAACAATTTCCGAATGGACAAGCATCCTTGAATCTTCCGGTGTAATCCGTCTTTTGCAGCCTTATGAAAAAAATGTATCCAACAGAGCCGTAAAAACTCCAAAAGTCTTCTTTATGGATACAGGCTTGGTCTGCTTTTTAGTAGGCTGGTCTTCTGCAAGTGTAGCAATGAACGGCGCAATGTCGGGCAGTCTTTTTGAAAACTTTGTTGTAAGCGAAGTAATCAAATCATATTACAACGCCGGCCACGAAACCGAAAAAATCTATTTTTACCGCGACAAAGACAAAAAAGAAATAGATTTGATAATCGAAAAAGACAATATCCTCTACCCAATCGAAATCAAAAAATCAGCCCGTCCAACAATAGACATGGCAAAGCATTTCTCTGTCCTGTCTAAAATCGCTGGAGTTTCTGTTGGTCAGGGCTGCATTATTTGCCAGTGCGATAATCCTCTGTATTTGAGCAATGAAGTTATTTCGCTGCCGGTTGAGTATGTGTGA
- a CDS encoding restriction endonuclease subunit S: protein MEAWKECKLGDYCDFQNGYAFKSSEFKTNGEYKIVKIKELKDGLVKFFDDSASVDVHDIKEFEKYKIYRNDVLFALTGDPVSKPNPLSWVGRVSIYRSDENALLNQRTCKIKKSDEIDNQFLYYYFRQWENFYALASKATGSASQANISTNTIADTIIKLPPLPTQQKIAAILSSLDDKIELNNKINTNLEQQIEALLLNYLSKRETTSVKLGDYLYIKGRIGWKGLKKNEYLSESNYRIINGETLTKSGIDWNKAGYISEERYTESPEIMLQIGDILLSKDGTIGKIGYVDELELPTSVASGIFVIRNNNPSVISTTFIYYLLKSKLFDSFIIARTEGSVIPHLYQKDFMDFEFPLPSPELMTKFEQTTSPMFNQIINNLKENKKLNFLCDSLLPKLMNGAIEV, encoded by the coding sequence ATGGAAGCGTGGAAAGAATGTAAACTTGGAGATTATTGTGATTTTCAAAACGGTTACGCATTTAAATCTTCAGAATTCAAAACTAATGGTGAATATAAAATTGTCAAAATCAAAGAACTAAAAGATGGCCTTGTTAAATTTTTCGATGATTCTGCAAGTGTAGATGTTCATGACATTAAAGAATTTGAAAAATATAAAATCTACCGAAATGATGTTCTTTTCGCTTTAACTGGAGACCCTGTAAGTAAACCTAATCCATTAAGTTGGGTAGGAAGAGTATCGATTTATAGAAGCGATGAAAATGCTTTGTTAAATCAACGAACCTGTAAAATAAAAAAATCTGATGAAATTGATAATCAATTCTTGTACTACTATTTTCGACAGTGGGAGAACTTTTATGCCTTAGCCTCAAAAGCTACAGGCAGTGCAAGTCAAGCTAATATTTCAACAAATACAATAGCCGACACAATCATAAAACTTCCCCCTCTCCCCACCCAGCAAAAAATCGCTGCCATCCTCTCATCCCTCGACGACAAAATCGAACTGAACAATAAAATAAACACCAACCTCGAACAGCAAATTGAAGCTCTTCTTTTAAATTATTTATCAAAAAGAGAAACAACTTCTGTAAAACTTGGAGATTATCTTTACATAAAAGGACGTATTGGCTGGAAAGGACTTAAGAAAAATGAATATCTTTCAGAATCAAACTATCGAATTATTAATGGTGAAACCCTCACAAAATCAGGAATAGATTGGAACAAAGCCGGTTACATTTCTGAAGAACGTTATACAGAATCTCCAGAAATAATGTTACAGATAGGTGATATTCTTTTGTCGAAAGACGGAACAATTGGAAAAATCGGATATGTCGATGAACTCGAACTTCCAACATCAGTTGCCTCAGGAATCTTTGTAATTAGAAATAATAATCCAAGTGTAATTTCTACTACCTTTATTTATTATTTGCTGAAATCAAAACTATTCGATTCATTTATCATTGCTCGTACAGAAGGAAGCGTCATACCACACTTATACCAGAAAGATTTTATGGATTTTGAGTTCCCGCTTCCATCCCCAGAATTAATGACTAAATTTGAACAAACAACCTCACCAATGTTTAATCAAATTATAAACAATTTAAAAGAAAATAAAAAATTAAATTTCCTCTGCGATTCACTTTTACCAAAGTTGATGAATGGAGCAATTGAGGTATAA
- a CDS encoding DUF1848 domain-containing protein produces the protein MSVSRRTDIPAFYGDWFINRLKEGFVYVRNPMNIHQVSKIPLTPEKIECIVFWTKNPSEKFIKDLKIINDLGYRYYFQFSVTSYDQKVEVNIPKKTILMERFKQLSNQIGKEKVIWRYDPIFFNEHYDFDYHKKWFEYIAAKLENHTEKCVISFLDYYSKIRSRLILNGIPEVQEQQMHEFAFYLSAIGNKYDIKVESCCEEIDLSSVGIEHGHCINAELINRICPLQYDFKKDKSQRQACGCIESIDIGSYNTCRNGCIYCYANWKETVNTVYDPNSPILCSTINPDDKITDRQIKSCELLQAKLF, from the coding sequence TTGAGTGTATCACGAAGAACAGATATTCCTGCCTTTTATGGAGATTGGTTTATCAATCGCCTAAAAGAAGGTTTTGTGTATGTTAGAAATCCAATGAACATACATCAAGTATCAAAAATTCCTCTGACTCCGGAAAAAATAGAATGTATTGTTTTTTGGACAAAAAATCCCTCTGAAAAATTTATAAAAGATTTAAAAATTATAAATGACCTTGGATATCGTTATTACTTTCAATTTTCTGTTACTTCATATGATCAAAAAGTGGAAGTAAATATTCCAAAAAAAACTATTTTAATGGAACGTTTTAAGCAACTATCAAATCAAATCGGAAAAGAAAAAGTTATCTGGCGATATGATCCTATCTTCTTTAATGAACATTATGATTTTGATTATCATAAAAAATGGTTTGAATACATAGCAGCAAAATTAGAAAATCATACAGAAAAATGTGTAATTAGTTTTTTGGATTATTATTCGAAGATTCGAAGCCGTCTTATTCTTAATGGTATTCCAGAAGTTCAAGAACAACAAATGCATGAATTTGCTTTTTATCTTTCAGCTATTGGTAATAAGTATGATATAAAAGTTGAATCCTGCTGTGAGGAAATTGATTTATCAAGTGTTGGTATTGAACACGGACATTGTATAAATGCAGAATTAATAAATAGAATTTGTCCATTGCAATATGATTTCAAGAAAGATAAATCTCAACGTCAGGCTTGTGGCTGTATTGAGAGTATTGATATCGGTAGTTACAACACATGCAGAAACGGATGTATATATTGTTATGCAAATTGGAAAGAAACTGTAAATACCGTTTATGATCCAAACAGCCCAATTTTGTGTTCTACAATAAATCCGGATGATAAAATAACTGATAGACAAATAAAGAGCTGTGAATTACTTCAAGCGAAATTATTTTGA
- the rhuM gene encoding RhuM family protein yields the protein MFEEEELEEDSVVRNFRTTAADGKSYQTKYYNLDMIISLGYRIKSKIATQFRQWATKRLNEYIRKGFTMVRRYFKWNSYLWSLLF from the coding sequence ATTTTTGAAGAAGAAGAGCTTGAAGAAGATTCAGTTGTTCGGAATTTCCGAACAACTGCGGCAGATGGAAAGTCGTATCAGACAAAATATTACAACCTCGATATGATTATTTCTCTTGGTTACAGAATAAAATCCAAGATTGCTACGCAGTTCCGTCAGTGGGCAACAAAGCGGCTGAATGAATACATCCGAAAAGGTTTTACGATGGTAAGAAGATATTTCAAATGGAACAGTTATTTGTGGTCGCTGTTATTTTAA
- a CDS encoding ImmA/IrrE family metallo-endopeptidase encodes MADIKLIKTKDDYEKILKRIDEIFEAEPGTPAGDELELLTKLVEIYEDEKYPMDLPSPVAAIKFRMEQQGLKSKDLIPYIGSKSKVSEVLSGKRALSLNMIRKLHEGLGIPAEVLIQESGKELPDSSIMEHGINFPFTEMYKRGWFTNFFDGTLSQAKELKEELIIKFIGNFNIQDVALCYNRKSENKESENLDDILMAWRIRVMNLAAAEKLPKWNKDVLSEQFFSHLAMLSVFDQGPKLAKELLNKVGIHFIIEEHLEKSHLDGSSMLMPDGSPLIALTLRYDRLDSFWFTLFHELAHVKKHLSKNNAAYFDDITNEMSKTIEREADTYAKEMLIPMNIWKTSGLTISSTPIAIRNFAEEQHISPAIPAGRLRFENKKYTVFNNLIGNGVVRKMFK; translated from the coding sequence ATGGCCGATATTAAACTTATAAAGACAAAAGATGATTATGAAAAAATCCTCAAACGTATTGATGAAATTTTTGAAGCAGAACCAGGAACTCCAGCAGGTGACGAACTGGAACTCCTTACAAAGCTTGTAGAAATTTACGAAGATGAAAAATATCCAATGGATCTTCCAAGTCCTGTTGCCGCAATCAAATTCCGCATGGAACAACAGGGCCTTAAAAGCAAAGATTTAATTCCCTACATTGGAAGTAAATCAAAAGTTTCAGAAGTATTATCCGGAAAAAGAGCTCTTAGCCTTAATATGATTCGAAAACTTCACGAAGGATTAGGAATTCCCGCAGAAGTTCTTATTCAGGAATCTGGAAAAGAATTACCAGACTCTTCTATCATGGAACATGGAATAAACTTTCCATTTACAGAAATGTATAAACGCGGTTGGTTTACAAACTTCTTTGACGGAACTCTGTCTCAGGCAAAAGAATTAAAGGAAGAACTGATAATTAAATTTATTGGAAACTTCAATATTCAGGATGTTGCTCTTTGTTATAACAGAAAGTCAGAAAATAAAGAATCTGAAAATCTGGATGATATTCTCATGGCCTGGCGAATAAGAGTTATGAATCTTGCAGCCGCAGAAAAACTTCCAAAGTGGAATAAAGATGTTCTTTCAGAACAATTCTTTTCACACCTTGCAATGCTCAGTGTTTTTGACCAAGGTCCAAAGCTTGCAAAAGAATTGTTAAATAAAGTAGGCATCCATTTTATTATAGAAGAACATCTTGAAAAATCACACCTTGATGGTTCTTCAATGCTTATGCCAGATGGTAGCCCCTTAATTGCTCTAACCTTACGCTATGACCGCCTCGACTCTTTCTGGTTTACACTTTTCCACGAACTTGCACATGTAAAAAAACATCTGTCAAAAAACAATGCCGCCTACTTTGATGATATTACAAATGAAATGAGCAAAACAATTGAAAGAGAAGCCGACACATACGCAAAAGAAATGTTAATACCTATGAATATCTGGAAAACTTCGGGCCTGACAATTTCTTCCACTCCAATTGCAATAAGGAATTTTGCAGAAGAACAGCATATCAGCCCCGCAATTCCTGCCGGCCGTCTCCGTTTTGAGAACAAGAAATATACCGTTTTCAATAATTTAATTGGAAACGGGGTTGTAAGGAAGATGTTTAAATGA
- a CDS encoding type II toxin-antitoxin system HigB family toxin → MLKGSRVVFNICGNKYRLVVKINYKFKINYKFKIIYIRFVGTHKEYDSINVEEI, encoded by the coding sequence ATCTTAAAGGGTAGCCGAGTTGTATTTAATATCTGTGGAAATAAATACAGGCTGGTTGTCAAAATCAATTACAAATTCAAAATCAATTACAAATTCAAAATCATATACATTAGATTTGTTGGAACTCATAAAGAGTACGACAGTATAAACGTGGAGGAAATTTAA